The proteins below are encoded in one region of Sulfolobus islandicus Y.N.15.51:
- a CDS encoding deoxyhypusine synthase: MINREDLLKNPVEDIALSDLEKYSDIVNVFDKIYGFSSEGIVRGSKILKEMIKDADLRFLSFTANLVSTGLRGLFADLVKRGYFNIIVTTGGTIDHDLARSFGGVYYKGSFDIDDAMLKDLEIHRLGNVLVPFESYGKVIEEIVRKFLPEIAKDKKEIPAYELLWEFGKRISDSNSILRAAYEKKVPVIVPGIVDGSFGTNLFIQSQFLNFKINLFEDMRLIKDLVFSCKKSGALIIGGGISKHHTIWWNQFKDGLDYAVYVTTAQEYDGSLSGAKPREAISWNKIRPNAKHATIYGDATIIVPILAASLLS, encoded by the coding sequence ATGATAAATAGAGAGGATTTGTTAAAAAATCCAGTTGAAGATATAGCATTAAGCGATCTAGAGAAATATAGCGATATAGTTAATGTATTTGATAAGATATACGGTTTTAGCAGCGAGGGTATAGTAAGAGGTTCTAAAATACTTAAGGAAATGATAAAAGACGCTGATTTAAGGTTTCTATCGTTTACTGCAAATCTAGTTTCTACGGGATTAAGAGGTTTATTTGCAGATCTTGTGAAAAGGGGATATTTTAACATAATAGTGACTACTGGAGGCACGATAGATCACGATTTGGCTAGAAGCTTTGGCGGGGTTTATTACAAAGGTTCCTTTGATATTGATGATGCGATGCTAAAAGATTTGGAAATTCACAGATTAGGAAATGTTCTTGTTCCCTTTGAATCCTATGGCAAAGTGATAGAGGAGATTGTAAGGAAATTCTTGCCTGAAATAGCTAAGGATAAAAAGGAAATACCAGCGTATGAGTTACTATGGGAGTTTGGAAAGAGGATAAGTGATTCTAATTCGATTCTAAGAGCAGCTTACGAGAAGAAGGTTCCAGTAATAGTTCCAGGGATAGTAGATGGTAGTTTTGGAACAAACCTATTTATACAATCTCAATTTCTAAACTTTAAGATTAATCTATTTGAGGATATGCGACTAATTAAAGATCTGGTCTTTTCTTGCAAAAAGAGTGGTGCATTAATAATAGGAGGTGGTATAAGCAAGCACCATACGATATGGTGGAATCAGTTTAAAGATGGTTTAGATTACGCTGTATATGTTACTACTGCTCAAGAATATGACGGTAGTTTAAGTGGAGCTAAACCAAGAGAGGCAATATCTTGGAACAAGATTAGACCAAATGCAAAACACGCAACCATATATGGAGATGCGACAATAATAGTTCCTATTTTGGCCGCGTCTTTATTAAGCTAA
- the rgy gene encoding reverse gyrase: MINVMYKNSCPNCGGDISADRLLNGLPCETCLPYINGIDGVDIISKVKALYNILLNNDKIKNYWNLYYNITTFEIVFKYFKDKTGYEPWSLQKLWLRRLVSNQSFTMSAPTGLGKTTTLMTYSVFIGQDVVYIVPTKSLMEQVCKRLEKLGAQVSCGKVDQRKVSVITISYLNKNANSITSYKPNFVAIDDADAVIKSGKTTGRLVSLLGIPNDVYESAIQLIRLRNKYYFSNEFTEEIKEKIRELELKIAEFKDKISQLVIASATIRPKGIKQKALRLLTGFEPSSIQLYARNIIDTYTDNLDLSIVKELGSGGLILVSKEYGRSRLNEIKKYVEDLGFNAKLAISGRKFLDDFSQGKVDILVGSASYYGVAVRGIDEPKRLKYVIYYGVPKIKAKLFDALSNPFTLLRVGKMIGVNFSELQNKILVLSPSETQLLKFSIIKGETINYQKLDQLRQELLYYISLVKDKLKEIGEETLISDNFVITKQNTNYYIIYPDMITYLQGSGRASRLYNGGLTLGFSIILVDDKHIFEILKKKMQKLFPNTNFTSLSNINLSEIKTKLEESRKEEGNRVHFNISTGLLIVESPTKAKTIAKMFSRPSVRVINKVPVYETIIVDGNQIYVLDVVASKGHIVDLTLEDIGYYGIKVEDSGIIKPYYDLIKKCLDCNKTFSITSDKCPYCGSTNVQTAQTTINLLRELALSVDKVFIASDPDTEGEKIAYDLASFLSPYNSNVYRITYHEITKKAILEALRNPMKINTNLVMSQIVRRIEDRWIGFTLSNLLKTKFNGHNHGAGRVQTPVLGWIVDKTMKYKSSMGYVVYIDIAGYSIKMYFSERKKMEEYINNLQVVKIEKISEEKILLSPLPPFTTDTLLIEANMKYKLSANLVMKIAQDLFEAGLITYHRTDSTHISSVGIEIAKEYLQKQGLIKDFVPKSWESSEEGAHEAIRPTRAMDVNELIQEIEENPYKYSIRFSKLHFLIYDLIFRRFMASQMSHAVGTKSRYLIKLNKDDNINTELLSNAEGGFIKVYPVKVYNLPLGEVKPKVNTGKGSSEQLLSYSDVISLMKSKGIGRPSTYAKTIENLVRHGYIVSSKRKSYLIATNRGISAYQFLSSKFYDLVSEGTTAKLMSKLDDIALSKLSASTVLLEIFSEISTLVNPLKSEQNV; this comes from the coding sequence ATGATTAATGTAATGTATAAAAATTCCTGCCCTAACTGTGGTGGAGATATTTCTGCTGATAGGTTACTGAATGGTCTACCATGCGAGACTTGTTTACCGTATATTAATGGAATTGATGGTGTAGATATTATTTCAAAGGTAAAAGCACTATACAATATTCTACTCAATAACGATAAGATTAAAAATTACTGGAATTTATATTATAATATTACTACATTTGAAATAGTGTTTAAATATTTTAAAGATAAAACTGGATATGAACCTTGGTCCCTCCAGAAATTATGGTTAAGAAGGCTTGTAAGTAATCAGAGCTTCACTATGTCAGCTCCTACTGGATTAGGAAAGACAACCACATTGATGACCTATTCCGTCTTTATCGGCCAAGACGTAGTATATATTGTTCCTACAAAGTCCTTAATGGAACAAGTTTGTAAAAGGCTAGAGAAATTGGGTGCTCAAGTATCTTGTGGAAAGGTTGATCAAAGGAAAGTAAGCGTGATAACAATAAGTTACCTTAATAAGAACGCGAACTCAATAACAAGTTATAAGCCAAACTTTGTGGCAATAGACGACGCAGATGCGGTAATCAAAAGTGGTAAAACTACTGGTAGATTGGTTAGTCTATTGGGGATTCCAAATGATGTCTATGAAAGTGCAATTCAACTGATTAGATTAAGGAATAAATATTATTTCTCTAATGAATTTACGGAAGAAATTAAAGAGAAAATTAGGGAATTGGAACTTAAGATAGCTGAATTTAAGGATAAAATTTCCCAGCTAGTTATAGCCAGCGCGACAATACGACCTAAAGGTATTAAGCAAAAAGCCTTAAGGTTACTAACTGGTTTTGAACCCTCTTCTATTCAGTTGTACGCTAGGAATATCATTGATACTTACACGGACAATCTAGATCTTTCAATAGTTAAGGAGCTGGGAAGTGGTGGGTTGATTCTAGTCTCGAAAGAATATGGAAGATCTAGATTAAATGAAATAAAGAAATATGTCGAAGATTTAGGTTTCAACGCTAAGCTAGCAATAAGTGGAAGAAAATTCCTTGATGATTTTTCTCAAGGTAAAGTAGATATTCTAGTGGGTTCTGCATCTTATTACGGTGTTGCTGTTAGAGGAATTGATGAGCCTAAAAGATTAAAATATGTAATATATTATGGAGTCCCAAAAATAAAGGCTAAGCTATTTGATGCCTTATCTAATCCATTTACTTTACTAAGAGTAGGCAAAATGATTGGAGTCAATTTCTCGGAGTTACAGAATAAGATTTTGGTACTGAGTCCTTCTGAGACTCAGTTGTTAAAGTTCTCTATAATAAAAGGGGAGACTATAAACTATCAAAAACTAGATCAATTAAGACAGGAATTACTGTATTATATTTCCTTAGTTAAAGATAAGTTAAAGGAGATAGGAGAGGAGACTTTAATTTCAGATAATTTCGTAATTACTAAGCAAAATACGAATTATTACATAATTTACCCAGATATGATAACGTATTTGCAAGGCTCTGGAAGGGCAAGTAGACTTTACAATGGAGGATTAACTCTTGGGTTTTCAATAATTCTGGTAGATGATAAACATATCTTTGAAATATTGAAAAAGAAAATGCAGAAATTGTTTCCTAACACTAACTTTACTTCATTATCTAATATAAATTTATCTGAAATAAAAACTAAACTAGAAGAATCTAGAAAAGAAGAGGGAAATAGAGTACATTTTAATATATCAACTGGTTTACTCATAGTAGAATCTCCAACAAAAGCAAAGACTATAGCTAAGATGTTTAGCAGACCTTCGGTTAGGGTGATAAATAAAGTACCAGTATACGAAACTATCATAGTAGATGGCAATCAAATATATGTGCTAGATGTAGTAGCCTCAAAAGGTCATATTGTAGATCTGACCTTAGAGGATATAGGATATTATGGAATAAAAGTAGAGGATAGTGGGATTATAAAACCATATTATGACTTAATAAAGAAATGCCTAGATTGTAATAAGACATTTTCTATTACTTCAGATAAATGCCCTTACTGTGGTTCTACAAACGTTCAAACAGCTCAGACTACGATTAATTTACTCAGAGAACTGGCGTTGTCAGTGGATAAAGTGTTCATAGCGTCTGATCCCGACACTGAAGGTGAGAAAATAGCATATGATCTAGCTTCATTCTTGTCTCCATATAACTCCAATGTTTACAGAATAACATACCATGAAATTACTAAGAAGGCAATATTGGAGGCATTAAGGAATCCCATGAAGATCAATACTAATCTAGTGATGAGTCAGATAGTTAGAAGGATAGAAGATAGGTGGATAGGTTTCACACTAAGTAACCTACTAAAAACGAAGTTTAATGGGCATAATCATGGTGCAGGTAGAGTACAAACCCCAGTTTTAGGTTGGATAGTGGATAAAACGATGAAGTACAAGAGTTCAATGGGTTATGTGGTTTATATCGACATCGCAGGGTACTCCATTAAAATGTATTTCAGTGAAAGAAAGAAAATGGAGGAATATATAAATAATTTACAAGTCGTTAAGATTGAAAAAATCTCTGAAGAAAAAATATTGCTATCCCCCTTGCCTCCTTTTACTACAGACACTTTACTTATTGAGGCTAATATGAAATATAAACTATCAGCTAATCTTGTAATGAAGATTGCCCAAGATTTATTTGAGGCTGGTCTAATAACATATCATAGAACTGATAGTACTCATATTTCCTCTGTAGGAATAGAAATAGCTAAGGAGTATCTTCAAAAGCAGGGGCTTATTAAAGATTTTGTTCCCAAGTCGTGGGAATCATCAGAAGAAGGTGCTCATGAGGCAATAAGACCAACTAGAGCTATGGATGTTAATGAGCTAATTCAAGAAATAGAGGAAAATCCTTATAAGTATTCAATAAGGTTTAGCAAATTGCACTTCTTAATTTACGACTTAATCTTTAGACGATTTATGGCGAGCCAGATGTCTCATGCAGTAGGTACTAAGAGTAGATATTTGATAAAGCTAAACAAGGATGACAATATCAATACAGAATTATTAAGTAATGCTGAAGGTGGGTTTATTAAGGTATATCCGGTTAAGGTGTACAATTTACCTTTGGGTGAGGTTAAACCTAAAGTTAACACTGGTAAAGGATCAAGTGAACAATTGCTAAGTTACTCGGACGTAATATCATTAATGAAATCAAAGGGGATTGGGAGGCCTAGTACATATGCGAAAACTATAGAGAACCTAGTGAGGCATGGGTATATAGTTAGTAGTAAAAGGAAGTCATATCTAATAGCAACAAATCGTGGTATCTCAGCGTACCAGTTTCTAAGTTCCAAATTCTACGATCTGGTATCTGAAGGTACAACAGCGAAATTAATGAGCAAACTGGATGATATTGCACTAAGCAAGTTAAGCGCATCTACAGTGTTATTAGAAATATTTAGTGAGATATCTACCTTAGTAAACCCTCTTAAGTCTGAGCAAAATGTATGA
- a CDS encoding DEAD/DEAH box helicase: protein MLDHLDQRLRKLIEEKNWIKLTRVQEMSYEPITNGYNTLIIAPTGYGKTEAAMFPILNRMLKEDVKPVTVIYITPLKALINDLLYRIDWWASRLGFLVNRKHGEVPQKEKNLRLKKIPHIIVTTPEGLEIDLDWASRFREHYKNVKWVIVDEIHELINSKRGTQLSILLERLKHFIGYDFQRIGLSATVSDENKVAQFLFGSSERKMKIIRLNDTRNFEIKINKIDNNFTLWRNAAEKINQLIEKPTLVFTNSRFSTERLHEELEKLGNKEIYVHHSSVSRDLKNLAEGELRNGNAKAVVCTKTLELGIHVGDIKKVIMLRPPTSVSSFLQRLGRSGHIVHGVPKGEIICFYDFDVLESLALYLSAKDGKMEKPFIDDGLDVVAREIVGMVLQNQKMSIEEALSIIRGTYIYRNLESSRLMDLIQYLVKNNIIKIEENYLKLGQGFFKIWRFNRDARSSWGKDFSEFFSLINNDETFALKHNGITVGEIDAVYVYKHVRANDVIRISGKFWKVLRINTHKNTIDVTLANEGEGEIPIWKGENTSKSSLIVDYIRKIIENFNEYYLTMNEIMDKNSKESIIKIFEEYRKLGLKIPSGDIVLVENKEDEWIYTVLIDERISNTLSHILLYLVTKKYTLNASSRSSIYGFSIKGTPVDLFKDIINMDERKIVKIVLRSILRSPLYIATLKEIQPSFGKISKINTKEDKFLIKEALRQTIKRYFSIKRTLEFIKKVREGKIKMIYTENAGLLREAIFAHAQIRPWLSDLNLTIYQALKGGAYTVNELSEILGISAKSLENKLKQLRRNNNKYKVTSFVDVDSRETRWCLYEDFIDIVKSEEYYSSFSPLNNNEIFAVNLKSGDNQVEILFKPFDLINNPEEILRKIPFNNIEEVKIREAIDTSYQFLQKYYHLGKDTIVYLLLNAVAYLQSLKYS from the coding sequence ATGCTAGATCATCTTGACCAGCGATTAAGAAAGCTAATAGAGGAAAAGAATTGGATTAAGCTAACTAGAGTACAAGAGATGTCCTATGAACCAATTACTAATGGATACAACACTCTCATCATTGCACCTACTGGTTATGGAAAAACTGAAGCAGCAATGTTTCCGATATTAAATAGAATGTTAAAAGAAGATGTTAAACCTGTTACTGTAATTTATATTACACCATTGAAAGCACTAATCAATGATCTTCTTTATAGAATAGACTGGTGGGCCTCTAGACTAGGCTTTTTAGTAAACAGGAAACATGGAGAAGTTCCTCAAAAGGAGAAGAACTTACGATTAAAGAAAATACCTCACATAATTGTTACTACACCAGAAGGATTAGAAATAGATCTAGACTGGGCTAGTAGGTTTAGGGAGCATTACAAAAACGTTAAATGGGTCATAGTCGACGAGATTCATGAGTTAATAAACTCCAAGCGAGGAACTCAGCTATCAATACTACTTGAAAGATTAAAACACTTCATTGGCTACGACTTTCAACGAATTGGCTTATCAGCTACAGTGAGTGATGAGAACAAAGTAGCGCAATTTCTCTTCGGATCTTCCGAAAGAAAGATGAAGATAATAAGATTAAATGATACGAGGAATTTTGAAATAAAAATAAATAAGATTGATAATAATTTCACTTTGTGGAGAAATGCAGCAGAAAAAATAAACCAACTAATAGAAAAGCCTACACTAGTCTTTACAAATTCTAGGTTTTCCACGGAAAGACTTCATGAAGAATTAGAAAAATTAGGAAATAAAGAAATCTACGTGCATCATTCGTCAGTTTCTAGAGACCTTAAGAACTTAGCTGAAGGAGAATTAAGAAATGGCAATGCGAAGGCAGTAGTATGCACTAAAACACTAGAACTGGGAATTCACGTAGGAGATATAAAGAAAGTAATAATGCTTAGACCACCGACTTCAGTATCCTCGTTTCTCCAGAGACTAGGCAGAAGTGGACATATAGTCCATGGAGTTCCTAAGGGAGAAATAATCTGCTTCTACGATTTCGACGTATTAGAGTCCTTAGCACTATATCTTTCAGCAAAAGATGGTAAAATGGAAAAACCTTTCATAGATGATGGATTAGATGTTGTTGCAAGAGAAATAGTTGGCATGGTATTACAAAATCAAAAAATGAGCATAGAAGAGGCTCTTAGTATTATTCGAGGAACTTATATTTATAGGAATCTGGAATCATCGAGATTGATGGATTTAATACAGTATCTAGTAAAAAATAATATAATAAAGATTGAGGAGAACTACTTAAAACTAGGACAAGGATTCTTTAAGATATGGAGATTTAATAGGGATGCTAGAAGTAGCTGGGGAAAAGACTTCTCAGAATTCTTTTCACTAATTAACAATGACGAAACATTTGCCTTAAAACATAATGGTATAACCGTAGGCGAGATAGACGCAGTTTACGTATATAAACATGTGAGAGCAAATGATGTAATAAGAATAAGTGGAAAGTTCTGGAAAGTATTGCGTATAAATACCCATAAGAATACGATAGATGTTACTCTAGCTAATGAGGGTGAAGGTGAGATACCGATATGGAAAGGAGAAAATACATCTAAATCTTCATTAATAGTAGATTACATTAGAAAAATTATAGAAAATTTCAACGAATATTATCTTACAATGAATGAGATAATGGATAAAAATTCAAAGGAAAGTATAATTAAGATATTTGAAGAGTATAGAAAGTTAGGACTGAAAATACCCTCTGGAGATATAGTACTGGTGGAAAATAAGGAGGATGAATGGATTTACACTGTACTGATTGACGAGAGAATTTCAAATACTTTATCTCATATATTACTTTATCTAGTAACTAAAAAATATACGTTAAACGCTTCTAGTAGAAGTTCAATATATGGTTTCTCAATAAAGGGGACTCCAGTAGATTTATTCAAAGACATCATAAATATGGATGAGAGGAAAATCGTAAAAATCGTATTGAGATCTATATTGAGATCTCCTCTTTATATAGCTACACTTAAGGAGATCCAACCAAGCTTTGGTAAAATATCAAAAATCAACACAAAAGAAGATAAATTCTTAATAAAAGAAGCGCTAAGACAGACAATAAAAAGATACTTTAGCATAAAGAGAACTCTAGAATTTATCAAAAAAGTTAGGGAAGGCAAAATAAAAATGATATATACTGAAAACGCAGGATTGTTGAGAGAAGCGATATTCGCTCATGCGCAGATTAGACCTTGGCTTTCTGATCTAAATCTAACCATATATCAAGCACTAAAAGGTGGTGCGTATACGGTTAATGAGCTGTCGGAGATCTTAGGGATCTCAGCTAAAAGTCTTGAAAATAAGTTGAAACAACTTAGAAGAAATAACAATAAATATAAAGTAACATCATTCGTAGATGTAGATAGTAGGGAAACTAGATGGTGCTTGTACGAAGATTTCATTGATATAGTTAAATCTGAAGAATATTATTCCTCATTCTCACCTTTAAATAATAATGAGATATTTGCAGTTAACCTTAAGTCAGGGGATAATCAAGTTGAAATATTGTTTAAACCATTTGATTTAATTAATAACCCAGAAGAGATATTGAGAAAGATTCCATTCAATAATATTGAGGAGGTTAAGATTAGGGAAGCTATAGATACTTCCTATCAATTTCTACAAAAATATTACCATTTAGGTAAAGACACTATAGTATACTTATTGCTAAATGCTGTCGCCTACTTGCAAAGCTTAAAATACTCTTAA
- a CDS encoding RtcB family protein, translating to MQINITRVNSYEWRIDKGTQECMKVPVTIFADDVLIEKMKQDMTLRQATNVACLPGVQESIYVLPDGHQGYGFPIGGIAATAIDEGGVVSPGGIGYDINCGVRLLRTNLDYEDVKPKLAQLVEELHRNVPSGVGSEGKVKLTSQQLDQVLAEGVAWAVDKGFGWKEDMNHMEQHGSWELADPSKVSPIAKQRGASQLGTLGAGNHFLEIQVVDKIFDPQIAKAIGVDHEGQVMVMVHTGSRGLGHQVASDYLQIMERAMKKYNIQLPDRELAAVPFESREGQDYFHAMASGANFAWTNRQLITHWIRESFGRVFGVDPEKLDLNIVYDVAHNIAKIEEYVIEGKRKKVLVHRKGATRAFPPGSPEIPADHRNIGQIVLIPGSMGTASYVMAGIPEGRRTWFTAPHGAGRWMSREAAVRNYPANVVVETLAEKGIVVRAATRRVVAEEAPGAYKDVDRVAKVAHEVKIAKLVMRLRPIGVTKG from the coding sequence ATGCAGATTAACATTACTAGAGTTAATTCATATGAATGGCGTATCGATAAAGGTACCCAAGAATGTATGAAAGTTCCCGTTACCATATTTGCAGATGACGTTTTGATTGAGAAAATGAAACAAGATATGACATTAAGACAAGCTACTAACGTGGCTTGTTTACCTGGTGTTCAAGAATCAATTTACGTTTTACCAGATGGCCATCAAGGTTACGGTTTTCCTATAGGCGGCATAGCAGCTACTGCAATTGATGAAGGAGGAGTTGTAAGCCCTGGAGGGATAGGATATGATATAAATTGTGGTGTTAGATTACTCAGAACCAATTTAGATTATGAAGACGTAAAGCCAAAATTGGCCCAGTTAGTTGAGGAGCTACATAGAAACGTACCTAGTGGTGTAGGAAGCGAGGGTAAAGTGAAACTTACCTCTCAACAATTGGATCAAGTATTAGCAGAAGGAGTAGCGTGGGCAGTCGATAAGGGCTTTGGATGGAAAGAAGATATGAATCATATGGAACAACATGGTAGTTGGGAGTTGGCAGACCCTTCGAAAGTAAGTCCAATAGCTAAACAAAGAGGTGCTTCTCAATTAGGAACTTTAGGAGCTGGTAATCACTTCTTAGAAATTCAAGTTGTTGATAAGATATTTGATCCTCAAATTGCTAAAGCAATAGGAGTGGATCACGAAGGTCAAGTAATGGTTATGGTTCATACGGGGTCAAGAGGCCTAGGCCATCAAGTAGCTAGTGATTATTTGCAAATTATGGAAAGAGCCATGAAGAAGTATAACATTCAATTGCCAGATAGGGAACTAGCCGCAGTTCCCTTTGAGAGTAGAGAGGGTCAAGATTACTTTCACGCAATGGCATCTGGAGCTAATTTCGCGTGGACGAATAGACAATTAATTACCCATTGGATAAGAGAGAGCTTTGGAAGAGTGTTCGGTGTTGACCCAGAGAAATTAGATCTTAATATAGTTTATGATGTAGCGCATAATATAGCCAAAATTGAGGAGTATGTAATTGAGGGAAAAAGGAAGAAAGTATTGGTACATAGGAAAGGTGCTACTAGAGCCTTCCCACCTGGCAGTCCAGAAATCCCTGCTGATCATAGAAATATTGGTCAGATCGTCTTAATACCAGGTAGTATGGGTACTGCTAGCTACGTTATGGCTGGAATACCAGAAGGTAGAAGGACATGGTTTACTGCGCCTCATGGTGCTGGTAGGTGGATGTCTAGAGAAGCTGCGGTGAGAAATTACCCCGCTAATGTAGTAGTTGAAACTTTAGCTGAAAAAGGTATAGTGGTAAGGGCTGCTACCAGGAGGGTAGTAGCTGAAGAGGCACCTGGAGCTTATAAAGATGTTGATAGAGTAGCTAAAGTCGCTCATGAAGTTAAAATCGCTAAATTGGTTATGCGATTAAGACCTATAGGGGTTACCAAAGGATGA
- a CDS encoding DEAD/DEAH box helicase — protein sequence MSLRTFYIKQWLDEDDFKRLLLFSRYLGRDSNGSQFVIDLERAKRNGVKPSEIMEILEDYDVKLSQEDVARLKEKLLDCSFKIEAGKIIMKPYTYLADVLEKINERNENGEYKFKIKYDKQNRRFIIRPMDYYNLLQKLRENGLEIKELNLSFKEFEFEFNGQLREYQREAIENWIKNGNRGVIALPTGTGKTVVGIKGIDVIRKPTLIVTFTKEQMLQWKEAILKFTSKRPDIGFYYSEEKRIRPITITTYHTAYRHLPQLFDKFYLLIVDEVHHLPADKFKAIAEGLIAPYRMGLSATPHREDNKHNELFSLIGGIVYYKSVTELAKLGYLASYEIIQKKVRLTLEERKRYNELLNKFKALSKGRKVSELIELVKKGDESAIEAMRVYNEMRKIVNFASEKMRALDEILKSEKGKILIFTQYVDQAEEIARRYNCLLLTGKMSKEERKRVLATFKTMSAGILVLTTVGDEGIDIPDANVGIIVTGTSSRRQFIQRLGRIMRPYNCKQAKLYEIVVSGTPEEYQAKKRKETDILTFEGIPYQSSENFDKDQDKLSPLDR from the coding sequence ATGTCCTTGAGGACTTTCTATATCAAACAGTGGTTGGATGAAGATGATTTCAAAAGATTATTATTGTTCTCGAGATATTTAGGGAGAGATAGTAATGGATCTCAGTTCGTAATTGATTTGGAAAGAGCTAAAAGAAATGGAGTAAAACCAAGCGAGATAATGGAAATTTTAGAGGATTACGATGTGAAGCTTTCTCAAGAGGATGTTGCAAGATTGAAGGAAAAACTCCTGGACTGTTCCTTTAAAATAGAGGCCGGTAAAATAATTATGAAACCATATACTTATCTTGCAGACGTTCTAGAGAAAATTAATGAGAGAAATGAGAATGGGGAGTACAAGTTCAAAATTAAATATGATAAGCAAAATAGAAGATTCATAATACGTCCAATGGATTATTATAACCTATTGCAAAAATTGAGAGAAAATGGATTAGAGATCAAGGAATTAAACCTTTCATTCAAAGAGTTTGAGTTTGAATTTAATGGGCAATTAAGGGAATATCAAAGAGAGGCCATAGAAAATTGGATTAAGAATGGAAATAGGGGAGTTATAGCACTTCCGACAGGGACTGGAAAGACAGTAGTTGGAATAAAAGGTATAGATGTAATCAGAAAGCCTACTCTCATTGTAACCTTTACCAAAGAGCAAATGCTACAATGGAAAGAAGCTATACTAAAGTTTACCTCAAAAAGGCCTGACATTGGGTTTTATTACTCAGAGGAAAAGAGAATAAGACCAATAACCATAACTACTTATCATACGGCGTATAGGCATCTTCCACAACTATTTGATAAATTTTACCTACTAATAGTGGACGAAGTTCATCATTTACCTGCAGATAAGTTTAAAGCGATAGCAGAAGGCTTAATAGCTCCTTATAGGATGGGTCTTTCGGCGACTCCCCATAGAGAAGATAATAAACATAATGAGTTATTTAGTCTAATAGGTGGAATAGTATATTATAAGTCAGTTACCGAACTAGCTAAGTTAGGTTATCTAGCCTCCTATGAAATTATTCAGAAAAAAGTAAGACTAACCTTAGAAGAGAGAAAGAGGTACAATGAGCTATTAAATAAGTTTAAGGCATTATCTAAAGGCAGAAAGGTAAGTGAGTTAATTGAGTTAGTAAAGAAAGGTGATGAAAGTGCTATTGAAGCCATGAGGGTTTATAATGAAATGAGAAAAATAGTGAATTTTGCTTCAGAGAAAATGAGGGCATTAGACGAGATACTTAAATCCGAAAAAGGAAAGATTCTAATATTTACTCAGTACGTTGATCAAGCCGAAGAAATAGCTAGAAGGTATAACTGTTTATTATTAACCGGTAAGATGTCTAAAGAGGAGAGGAAGAGAGTTTTAGCAACCTTTAAAACTATGAGTGCAGGAATTCTTGTTTTGACTACTGTGGGGGATGAGGGAATCGATATTCCAGATGCTAATGTAGGAATTATTGTAACTGGAACAAGTTCTAGAAGGCAGTTTATTCAAAGATTAGGTAGGATTATGAGGCCCTATAATTGCAAGCAAGCAAAACTTTATGAGATAGTTGTAAGTGGTACTCCGGAGGAGTATCAAGCTAAAAAGAGAAAAGAAACTGATATTCTCACATTTGAGGGTATACCTTATCAATCCTCCGAAAACTTCGATAAGGATCAAGATAAACTTAGTCCTTTAGATCGATAA
- the alba1 gene encoding chromatin protein Alba1 → MSSGTPTPSNVVLIGKKPVMNYVLAALTLLNQGVSEIVIKARGRAISKAVDTVEIVRNRFLPDKIEIKEIRVGSQVVTSQDGRQSRVSTIEIAIRKK, encoded by the coding sequence ATGAGCAGCGGAACCCCAACTCCAAGTAATGTAGTCTTAATAGGAAAGAAACCAGTAATGAACTATGTCTTAGCTGCATTAACTCTACTAAATCAGGGAGTTAGCGAAATTGTAATCAAAGCTAGAGGAAGAGCTATTAGTAAGGCCGTAGATACTGTGGAAATAGTAAGGAACAGATTCTTACCAGACAAGATAGAGATTAAGGAAATTAGAGTAGGAAGTCAAGTAGTAACAAGCCAAGACGGAAGACAATCAAGAGTTTCAACAATAGAAATTGCTATAAGGAAAAAGTAA
- the alba2 gene encoding chromatin protein Alba2, producing MTEKLNEIVVRKTKNVEDHVLDVIVLFNQGIDEVILKGIGREISKAVDVYNSLKDRLGDGIQLVNVQTGSEVRDRRRISYILLRLKRVY from the coding sequence ATGACAGAAAAATTAAATGAGATAGTAGTTAGAAAAACAAAAAATGTAGAAGATCATGTTTTAGATGTAATTGTCCTATTTAATCAAGGAATAGACGAAGTAATATTAAAAGGAATAGGAAGAGAAATTTCTAAAGCAGTAGACGTTTACAATTCATTAAAGGACAGATTAGGAGATGGCATACAATTGGTAAATGTACAGACTGGAAGTGAGGTTAGAGATAGAAGGCGTATATCATACATTTTGCTCAGACTTAAGAGGGTTTACTAA